A stretch of Garra rufa chromosome 11, GarRuf1.0, whole genome shotgun sequence DNA encodes these proteins:
- the pllp gene encoding plasmolipin isoform X2 gives MGMVDMNFLKSIPGILLMAEIFVGLLVWALIASTSYTSHPAYGWVLFVSVTLWLLSIALFVVLLLRLYERLPSVPWPLVLLVFYVVAAVLYVTAFLADAVTVPGQWSAWHGHLGASAFFAIVVTLLYGASSYFAYLDWRGQGQNAAASTVPV, from the exons ATGGGAATGGTAGACATGAACTTCCTCAAGAGCATTCCTGGTATCCTACTTATGGCTGAGATT TTTGTTGGGTTACTGGTGTGGGCGTTGATCGCCAGTACCAGCTACACCTCACATCCTGCTTATGGTTGGGTGTTGTTTGTCAGCGTGACGCTGTGGCTCCTGAGCATTGCCCTGTTTGTAGTGCTCTTGCTGAGGCTTTATGAGAGACTACCCTCAGTGCCCTGGCCTTTGGTG CTCTTGGTGTTCTATGTAGTTGCAGCTGTTCTATATGTAACTGCATTTTTGGCTGATGCAGTAACCGTCCCAGGCCAATGGTCTGCCTGGCATGGTCATCTTGGAGCTTCTGCA TTCTTTGCCATAGTGGTGACCCTGTTATATGGAGCTAGCAGCTACTTTGCCTATTTGGACTGGAGGGGTCAAGGGCAAAACGCAGCGGCGAGTACCGTGCCCGTGTAG
- the pllp gene encoding plasmolipin isoform X1: protein MADFPGKVSTQTSSSEPQRTSGIMGMVDMNFLKSIPGILLMAEIFVGLLVWALIASTSYTSHPAYGWVLFVSVTLWLLSIALFVVLLLRLYERLPSVPWPLVLLVFYVVAAVLYVTAFLADAVTVPGQWSAWHGHLGASAFFAIVVTLLYGASSYFAYLDWRGQGQNAAASTVPV from the exons ATGGCAGATTTTCCTGGGAAGGTCAGCACCCAGACCAGCTCCAGTGAACCTCAGAGAACTTCTGGAATCATGGGAATGGTAGACATGAACTTCCTCAAGAGCATTCCTGGTATCCTACTTATGGCTGAGATT TTTGTTGGGTTACTGGTGTGGGCGTTGATCGCCAGTACCAGCTACACCTCACATCCTGCTTATGGTTGGGTGTTGTTTGTCAGCGTGACGCTGTGGCTCCTGAGCATTGCCCTGTTTGTAGTGCTCTTGCTGAGGCTTTATGAGAGACTACCCTCAGTGCCCTGGCCTTTGGTG CTCTTGGTGTTCTATGTAGTTGCAGCTGTTCTATATGTAACTGCATTTTTGGCTGATGCAGTAACCGTCCCAGGCCAATGGTCTGCCTGGCATGGTCATCTTGGAGCTTCTGCA TTCTTTGCCATAGTGGTGACCCTGTTATATGGAGCTAGCAGCTACTTTGCCTATTTGGACTGGAGGGGTCAAGGGCAAAACGCAGCGGCGAGTACCGTGCCCGTGTAG